The following are encoded together in the Pseudomonas sediminis genome:
- the xcpS gene encoding GspF family T2SS innner membrane protein variant XcpS has product MAAFEYIALDGRGRQQKGVLEADSARQVRQLLRDRQLAPLEVKATRSREQGSGQARLGFARGLSARDLALVTRQLATLIQAALPIEEALRAAAAQSTNSRIQGMLLAVRARVLEGHSLAGSLKEFPAAFPELYRATVAAGEHAGHLGPVLEQLADYTDQRQQSRQKVQLALLYPVILMCASLLIVGFLLGYVVPDVVKVFVDSGQTLPALTRGLIALSDWVKAWGLVALVALVLAVIALRAALRDEAFRLRWHRFLLRIPLIGRLGRATDCARFASTLAILTRSGVPLVEALAIAGEVIGNRVIRGEVLVAAQKVREGGSLTRSLEATGQFPPMMLHMIASGERSGELDQMLARTAKNQENDLSAQIALLVGLFEPFMLVFMGAVVLVIVLAILLPILSLNQMVG; this is encoded by the coding sequence ATGGCGGCCTTTGAATACATCGCCCTGGATGGGCGTGGCCGTCAGCAAAAGGGCGTGCTGGAGGCCGATAGCGCGCGCCAGGTACGCCAGTTGCTGCGCGATCGCCAGTTGGCGCCGCTGGAGGTCAAGGCCACGCGCAGCCGCGAGCAGGGCAGTGGCCAGGCGCGCCTGGGGTTTGCCCGCGGCCTGTCGGCGCGAGATCTGGCGCTGGTCACCCGCCAGTTGGCGACATTGATCCAGGCGGCGTTGCCGATCGAGGAAGCGCTGCGCGCAGCAGCTGCGCAATCCACCAATTCGCGTATCCAGGGCATGTTGCTGGCGGTGCGCGCTCGCGTGCTGGAGGGGCACAGCCTGGCCGGCAGCCTCAAGGAATTTCCGGCCGCTTTTCCTGAGCTGTATCGCGCCACGGTGGCGGCGGGTGAGCATGCCGGGCATCTCGGCCCGGTGCTGGAGCAGTTGGCCGATTACACCGATCAGCGCCAGCAGTCGCGGCAGAAGGTGCAGTTGGCGCTGCTTTACCCGGTGATTCTGATGTGCGCGTCGCTGCTGATCGTCGGCTTTCTGCTTGGCTACGTGGTGCCGGATGTGGTCAAGGTGTTCGTCGATTCCGGGCAGACCCTGCCGGCGCTCACGCGCGGGCTGATCGCCCTGAGTGATTGGGTCAAGGCCTGGGGGCTGGTTGCATTGGTGGCGCTGGTACTGGCGGTGATCGCCTTGCGCGCCGCGCTGCGTGACGAGGCCTTCCGCCTGCGCTGGCATCGTTTTCTGTTGCGTATCCCGCTGATAGGCCGGCTGGGTCGCGCCACCGATTGCGCGCGTTTCGCCTCGACCCTGGCCATCCTCACTCGCAGTGGCGTGCCGCTGGTGGAGGCGCTGGCGATTGCTGGTGAGGTGATCGGCAATCGGGTGATCCGTGGCGAGGTGCTGGTGGCGGCGCAGAAGGTGCGCGAGGGCGGCAGCCTGACCCGTTCGCTGGAGGCCACCGGGCAGTTCCCGCCGATGATGTTGCACATGATCGCCAGCGGCGAACGCTCCGGCGAGCTGGATCAGATGTTGGCACGTACGGCGAAGAACCAGGAAAACGACCTCAGCGCGCAGATCGCCCTGCTGGTCGGGCTGTTCGAGCCGTTCATGCTGGTCTTCATGGGGGCAGTGGTGCTGGTGATCGTGCTGGCCATCCTGTTGCCGATTCTTTCTTTGAACCAAATGGTGGGGTAA
- the gspE gene encoding type II secretion system ATPase GspE — MNASLLETPLRRLPFSFAKRHGLVFVMHDGHASLAHRADCDLAALAEAQRFAGRSLPLQVLDTQAFAQALGAAYQHDSASMQLAEDIGGSFDLASLADQVPETEDLLEQEDDAPIIRLINAILGEAIKENASDIHLETFEKRLVVRFRVDGILREVLEPKRELAALLVSRVKVMARLDIAEKRVPQDGRISLKVGGREVDIRVSTLPSANGERVVLRLLDKQAGRLSLQHLGMRAEDRALMEDTVRKPHGILLVTGPTGSGKTTTLYASLVSLNDHTRNILTVEDPIEYHLEGIGQTQVNTKVDMTFARGLRAILRQDPDVVMVGEIRDKETAEIAVQASLTGHLVLSTLHTNSAIGAITRLVDMGVEPFLLSSSLLGVLAQRLVRVLCPSCKEPYAADAAECALLGVPASSPPTLYHARGCAHCHQQGYRGRTGIYELVVFDETMRTLVHSRASEQDMTRHARTLGPSIRDDGRRKVLEGVTTVEEVLRVTREE, encoded by the coding sequence ATGAACGCTTCGCTGCTGGAAACCCCATTGCGCCGCTTGCCCTTCAGTTTCGCCAAGCGTCATGGCCTGGTGTTCGTCATGCATGACGGGCACGCCAGTTTGGCCCATCGCGCCGACTGCGACCTGGCTGCCCTGGCCGAGGCTCAGCGTTTCGCCGGGCGCAGCCTGCCGCTGCAGGTGCTCGATACCCAGGCGTTCGCCCAGGCGCTGGGCGCTGCCTATCAGCACGACTCCGCTTCCATGCAACTGGCCGAGGATATCGGCGGCAGCTTCGACCTGGCCTCGCTGGCCGATCAGGTACCGGAAACTGAAGACCTGCTGGAGCAGGAAGACGATGCGCCTATCATTCGCCTGATCAACGCCATTCTCGGCGAAGCGATCAAGGAAAACGCCTCCGACATTCACCTGGAAACCTTCGAGAAACGTCTTGTCGTGCGCTTTCGCGTCGATGGCATCCTGCGTGAGGTGCTCGAGCCCAAGCGCGAGCTGGCCGCCTTGCTGGTGTCACGGGTCAAGGTCATGGCGCGCCTGGATATCGCCGAGAAGCGCGTGCCGCAGGACGGGCGCATCTCGCTCAAGGTCGGCGGGCGCGAGGTGGACATTCGTGTATCGACACTGCCCTCGGCCAACGGCGAGCGGGTGGTGCTGCGATTGCTCGACAAACAGGCCGGGCGCCTGTCTCTGCAGCACCTGGGCATGCGTGCCGAGGATCGTGCGCTGATGGAAGACACCGTGCGCAAGCCGCACGGCATCCTGCTGGTCACCGGCCCCACTGGTTCGGGCAAGACCACCACGCTGTACGCCAGCCTGGTCAGCCTCAACGATCACACGCGCAACATTCTTACCGTCGAAGACCCCATCGAGTACCACCTCGAAGGCATCGGCCAGACCCAGGTCAACACCAAGGTGGACATGACCTTTGCCCGGGGCCTGCGCGCCATTCTGCGCCAGGACCCGGACGTGGTGATGGTGGGCGAGATCCGTGACAAGGAAACCGCAGAGATCGCCGTACAGGCCTCGCTGACCGGCCACCTGGTGCTGTCCACGCTGCACACCAACAGCGCCATCGGCGCCATCACTCGCCTGGTGGATATGGGCGTGGAGCCGTTCCTGCTGTCGTCATCGCTGCTCGGCGTGCTGGCCCAGCGCCTGGTGCGCGTGCTGTGCCCGTCGTGCAAGGAACCCTATGCCGCCGATGCGGCCGAATGCGCGTTGCTCGGCGTGCCGGCCAGCTCGCCGCCGACGCTCTACCATGCACGCGGCTGCGCCCATTGCCATCAGCAGGGCTATCGCGGGCGTACCGGCATCTATGAGCTGGTGGTGTTCGACGAAACCATGCGCACCCTGGTGCACAGCCGCGCTTCCGAGCAGGACATGACCCGCCACGCCCGCACGCTGGGCCCGAGCATCCGTGACGATGGTCGGCGCAAGGTGTTGGAAGGGGTGACCACGGTCGAGGAAGTGCTGCGCGTGACGCGAGAAGAATGA
- a CDS encoding type II secretion system protein N, with translation MSALSQRLKDNAPSLIGMLVLIALSVSLAWQSAELLRLVRGPVQQAPSQSKPSPEQRAQAPIDQLFGTPRQADSGPPPATNLQLTLLGSFVHSDPQRSSAMIQRQGQSAQRFAVGADVDNGVRLDAVYADRVELVRNGRRESLTFPRPSSSQYSYTPPVETAAPDSLQQLDQLDQDNLEQLRQRMQALREQMEASGTQPVETPPDQPMESD, from the coding sequence ATGTCGGCCCTTTCCCAGCGGCTCAAGGACAATGCCCCGAGCCTGATCGGCATGCTCGTGCTGATCGCCCTGAGCGTCAGCCTGGCCTGGCAGAGCGCCGAACTGCTGCGCCTGGTGCGCGGCCCCGTGCAGCAAGCGCCCAGCCAGAGCAAGCCCAGCCCCGAACAACGCGCGCAGGCGCCCATCGACCAGCTGTTCGGCACGCCACGCCAGGCCGACAGCGGCCCGCCGCCGGCCACCAACCTGCAACTGACGTTACTTGGCAGCTTCGTGCACAGCGACCCGCAACGCTCCAGCGCGATGATCCAGCGTCAGGGCCAGAGCGCCCAGCGTTTTGCCGTAGGCGCGGACGTGGACAACGGCGTGCGCCTGGATGCCGTCTACGCCGACCGCGTAGAGCTGGTGCGCAACGGCCGCCGCGAAAGCCTCACGTTCCCGCGCCCGAGCAGCAGCCAATACAGCTACACCCCGCCGGTTGAAACTGCAGCGCCAGACTCGCTGCAACAGCTCGATCAACTCGACCAGGACAACCTCGAACAACTGCGCCAGCGCATGCAGGCGCTGCGCGAGCAGATGGAAGCCTCCGGCACCCAGCCTGTGGAAACGCCCCCTGATCAGCCCATGGAAAGCGACTGA
- the gspD gene encoding type II secretion system secretin GspD: protein MHFFRSRLTLALLAAGLATAPLPLLAQIQQVPASANQQEESWTINLKGADIREFVDQIASITGQTFVVDPRVKGQVNVVSSTPLGLSEVYQLFLSVMATHGFSVLTQGDQARIVPNAEAKAEADAGRPAPDRLETRLIQVQHAPVAELIPLIRPLVPQYGHLAAVTSANALIISDRSANIARIEDLMRQLDQSGAQDFSVVTLQNAWVMDAAEVLNTAIARGQAKGTSATQVVADARTNRLILLGPPDARAKLADLARSLDTPTSRSANTRVIRLRHNDAKSLAETLGEISEGLKNQQNGETTGKQSNILIRADESLNALVLLAEPDLVATLEDIVRQLDVPRAQVMVEAAIVEISGDITDAVGVQWAVDARGSTGGLGGVNFGGTGLSVGTVLQILQDGEIPDGTTLPDGAIIGIGSDRFGALITALSANSKSNLLSTPSLLTLDNQKAEILVGQNVPFQTGSYTTDASGAGNPFTTIERQDIGVTLKVTPHINEGATLRLEIEQEISSLAPSTGLNAQAVDLVTNKRSIKSTILADDGQVIVLGGLIQDDVTQATSKVPLLGDIPLIGGLFRSTRDSHIKRNLMVFLRPTVVRDGAGLAALSGKKYSDIRILGDGSNGRPSILPSTPDQLFDGQGAPAVDLRE from the coding sequence ATGCATTTCTTCCGTAGCCGACTGACCCTCGCCCTCCTCGCCGCCGGCCTGGCCACCGCACCGCTGCCCCTGCTCGCGCAGATCCAGCAGGTGCCGGCCAGCGCCAACCAGCAGGAAGAAAGCTGGACCATCAACCTCAAGGGCGCGGACATCCGCGAGTTCGTCGACCAGATCGCCAGCATCACCGGGCAGACGTTCGTCGTCGACCCACGCGTGAAAGGCCAGGTCAACGTGGTGTCGAGCACGCCGCTGGGGCTGTCCGAGGTCTACCAGCTGTTCCTCTCGGTCATGGCCACCCACGGTTTCAGCGTGCTGACCCAAGGCGACCAGGCGCGCATCGTGCCCAACGCCGAGGCCAAGGCTGAAGCCGATGCCGGCCGTCCGGCGCCGGATCGCCTGGAAACCCGCCTGATCCAGGTGCAGCACGCGCCCGTGGCGGAGCTGATCCCGCTGATTCGCCCGCTGGTGCCGCAATACGGCCACCTGGCCGCCGTCACCTCGGCCAACGCGCTGATCATCAGCGACCGCAGCGCCAACATCGCCCGCATCGAAGACCTGATGCGCCAGCTCGACCAGAGCGGCGCGCAGGACTTCAGTGTGGTCACCCTGCAGAACGCCTGGGTGATGGACGCAGCCGAGGTGCTCAACACCGCCATCGCCCGTGGCCAGGCCAAGGGAACCAGCGCTACCCAGGTGGTGGCCGATGCGCGCACCAACCGCTTGATCCTGCTCGGCCCGCCGGACGCCCGCGCCAAGCTCGCCGACCTCGCCCGGTCACTGGATACGCCCACCAGCCGCTCGGCCAACACACGGGTGATTCGCCTGCGTCACAACGACGCCAAGTCCCTGGCCGAAACCCTCGGAGAAATCTCCGAAGGCCTGAAGAACCAGCAGAACGGCGAAACCACCGGCAAGCAGTCGAACATCCTCATCCGCGCCGACGAGAGCCTCAACGCCCTGGTGCTGCTGGCCGAACCAGACCTGGTGGCCACTCTCGAAGACATCGTGCGTCAGCTCGATGTACCGCGTGCGCAGGTGATGGTCGAGGCGGCCATCGTCGAGATTTCCGGCGACATCACCGATGCTGTCGGCGTGCAGTGGGCAGTAGACGCACGCGGCAGTACCGGTGGCCTGGGTGGAGTGAATTTCGGTGGCACCGGCCTGTCGGTCGGCACCGTGCTGCAGATTCTGCAGGATGGCGAAATTCCCGACGGCACCACCCTGCCCGACGGCGCCATCATCGGCATCGGCAGCGACCGCTTCGGCGCGCTGATCACTGCTTTGTCGGCCAACAGCAAGAGCAACCTGCTGTCCACGCCGAGCCTGCTGACCCTGGACAACCAGAAGGCGGAAATCCTCGTCGGCCAGAACGTGCCGTTCCAGACCGGCTCTTACACCACCGACGCCTCCGGTGCCGGCAACCCCTTCACCACCATCGAGCGCCAGGACATCGGCGTTACCCTCAAGGTCACGCCGCACATCAATGAAGGCGCCACCCTGCGCCTGGAGATCGAGCAGGAAATCTCCTCCCTCGCTCCCAGCACCGGGCTCAACGCCCAGGCGGTCGACCTGGTGACCAACAAGCGCTCGATCAAGAGCACCATCCTCGCCGACGACGGCCAGGTGATCGTGCTCGGTGGCCTGATTCAGGACGACGTCACCCAGGCCACCTCCAAGGTCCCGCTGCTCGGTGACATTCCGCTGATTGGCGGGCTGTTCCGCTCGACCCGTGACTCGCACATCAAGCGCAACCTGATGGTGTTCCTGCGGCCCACCGTGGTACGTGACGGCGCCGGCCTGGCTGCGCTGTCCGGCAAGAAGTACAGCGACATCCGCATCCTCGGCGATGGCAGCAACGGCCGTCCAAGCATCCTGCCCAGCACCCCGGACCAGCTGTTCGACGGCCAAGGCGCACCGGCGGTGGATTTGCGAGAGTAA
- a CDS encoding amidase — protein sequence MIEVTEVSIAELRAALESGRTTAVELVKAYLARIDAYDGVDTPTRLNAVVVRNPDALKEAEASDARRARGETLSPLDGIPYTAKDSYLVKGLTAASGSPAFKDLVAQRDAFTVERLRAAGAICLGKTNMPPMANGGIQRGVYGRAESPYNADYLTAPFASGSSNGAGTATAASFSAFGLAEETWSSGRGPASNNGLCAYTPSRGVISVRGNWPLTPTMDVVVPYARTMADLLEVLDVVVADDADSRGDLWRLQPWVPIPKASEVRPASYLALAAKADTLKGKRLGVPKMFINKDEAAGTSENPGIGGPTGQRIHTRPTVIALWEAARQALEVAGAEVVEVDFPLVSNCEGDRPGAPTVFNRGIVTPEFLHDELWELSGWAFDDFLQANGDPKLNRLADVDGPQIFPHDPGTLPNREGDLAAGMDEYVNMAKRGIKPWDQIATLPDGLRGLEHTRKIDLEDWMDQLGLDAVLFPTVADVGPADADVNPASADIAWSNGVWVANGNLAIRHLGVPTVTVPMGVMADIGMPVGLTFAGRAYDDSVLLQLAAAYEATGSKRLVPPRTPAL from the coding sequence ATGATCGAGGTAACCGAAGTTTCCATTGCCGAGCTGCGCGCCGCGCTGGAGTCCGGCCGCACCACGGCGGTCGAACTGGTCAAGGCCTACCTGGCACGTATCGACGCCTATGACGGCGTGGACACGCCGACCCGGCTCAACGCGGTGGTGGTGCGCAACCCCGATGCACTGAAAGAGGCCGAGGCCTCCGATGCACGCCGCGCTCGCGGCGAGACGCTGAGCCCGCTCGATGGCATTCCCTACACCGCCAAGGACAGCTACCTGGTCAAGGGCCTGACGGCGGCCTCTGGCAGCCCGGCGTTCAAGGATCTGGTGGCGCAGCGTGATGCCTTCACCGTCGAGCGCCTGCGCGCGGCCGGCGCCATCTGCCTGGGCAAGACCAACATGCCGCCGATGGCCAATGGCGGCATACAGCGCGGCGTCTATGGCCGTGCCGAAAGCCCGTACAACGCCGATTACCTGACGGCGCCGTTCGCCTCGGGCTCGTCCAACGGCGCCGGCACGGCGACCGCTGCCAGCTTCTCCGCCTTCGGCCTGGCCGAGGAAACCTGGTCTAGCGGGCGTGGTCCGGCGTCGAACAACGGCCTGTGCGCCTACACGCCGTCGCGCGGGGTGATCTCGGTACGCGGCAACTGGCCGCTGACACCGACCATGGACGTGGTCGTGCCTTACGCCCGGACCATGGCCGATCTGCTGGAAGTGCTCGATGTGGTGGTGGCCGACGATGCCGACAGCCGTGGCGACCTGTGGCGTTTGCAGCCCTGGGTGCCGATCCCGAAAGCCTCCGAGGTGCGTCCCGCGTCCTACCTGGCGCTGGCGGCCAAGGCCGATACGCTCAAGGGCAAGCGCCTGGGTGTGCCGAAGATGTTCATCAACAAGGACGAAGCCGCCGGCACCAGCGAGAACCCGGGCATCGGTGGCCCGACCGGCCAGCGCATTCACACCCGGCCGACGGTGATCGCCCTGTGGGAAGCAGCGCGCCAGGCGCTGGAAGTGGCCGGCGCCGAGGTGGTGGAAGTCGACTTCCCGCTGGTGTCCAACTGCGAGGGGGATCGCCCCGGTGCGCCGACCGTGTTCAATCGCGGCATTGTCACGCCAGAGTTCCTGCACGATGAGCTGTGGGAACTGAGTGGCTGGGCCTTCGACGATTTCCTGCAGGCCAATGGCGATCCCAAGCTCAATCGTTTAGCCGATGTCGATGGCCCGCAGATCTTCCCGCACGACCCCGGCACGCTGCCGAATCGCGAGGGCGATCTGGCGGCGGGCATGGACGAATACGTCAACATGGCCAAGCGCGGCATCAAACCTTGGGACCAGATCGCCACGCTGCCCGACGGCCTGCGCGGCCTGGAGCACACTCGCAAGATCGATCTGGAAGATTGGATGGATCAACTGGGGCTGGACGCTGTGCTGTTCCCCACCGTGGCCGACGTTGGCCCGGCGGATGCCGATGTGAACCCGGCCTCCGCCGATATTGCCTGGAGCAACGGTGTGTGGGTGGCCAACGGCAACCTGGCGATCCGTCACCTGGGCGTGCCGACCGTCACCGTGCCGATGGGCGTGATGGCCGATATCGGCATGCCAGTGGGCCTGACTTTCGCCGGCCGTGCCTATGACGACTCGGTGTTGCTGCAACTGGCGGCAGCCTATGAGGCGACCGGCAGCAAACGCCTGGTGCCACCGCGTACGCCAGCGTTGTGA